A genomic stretch from Helianthus annuus cultivar XRQ/B chromosome 1, HanXRQr2.0-SUNRISE, whole genome shotgun sequence includes:
- the LOC110932051 gene encoding zinc finger BED domain-containing protein RICESLEEPER 2-like, whose amino-acid sequence MVSLTSDCWTSNQTISYMCLTAHFIDCDWKLQKCIIGFNELAPPHSREVISDGIIECLIKWGIQDKISTITLDNASNNDRATNILMSNFKGKGKLHFDGLFFHIRCCAHILNLVVQDGLGTIESSLVKIREDVKYLRKSSGRLLKFGEIAITIGTSTNRSSCTDVKTRWNSTHHMLESAIHHKKVFLGYALRDSNFVRSPTVDECTIMVQGVKSKLKSLFDKYCNAYKTSETAMNSSKISYNESTSHTNDFFACLNSRTISIERKYELDEYLDEPNLKLMDPKFDVLKRWNQHCSKFPVLSKMAKEIFGIPITTVASESAFSAGGAYIG is encoded by the coding sequence ATGGTATCCCTCACTAGTGACTGTTGGACATCTAACCAAACGATTAGTTACATGTGTTTAACGGCTCACTTTATTGATTGTGATTGGAAATTGCAAAAATGCATTATAGGTTTTAATGAGCTTGCACCACCCCATAGTCGTGAGGTTATATCCGATGGTATCATAGAGTGTCTTATAAAATGGGGTATCCAAGACAAAATAAGTACCATCACTTTAGACAATGCATCGAATAATGATAGGGCAACCAACATTTTGATGAGTAATTTTAAGGGAAAGGGGAAGTTACACTTTGATGGTTTGTTTTTTCATATAAGATGTTGTGCTCACATCTTAAACTTGGTAGTGCAAGATGGTTTAGGAACTATCGAATCAAGTCTTGTAAAAATTAGAGAAGATGTCAAATATTTGAGGAAGTCTTCAGGTCGTTTATTGAAATTTGGTGAAATAGCAATAACAATTGGCACATCCACTAATCGGTCTTCATGTACCGATGTAAAAACTAGGTGGAACTCAACGCACCATATGCTTGAATCGGCTATTCAccataaaaaagtttttttagGTTATGCGTTGAGAGATTCCAACTTTGTGCGGTCCCCCACAGTTGATGAATGTACGATCATGGTTCAAGGTGTGAAAAGTAAGTTAAAATCACTTTTTGACAAGTATTGTAATGCATATAAGACATCTGAGACTGCCATGAATAGCTCAAAAATATCTTATAATGAATCAACTTCACACACGAATGATTTTTTTGCTTGCCTCAATTCAAGAACCATTTCGATTGAAAGAAAATATGAACTTGATGAGTATTTGGATGAGCCGAACCTAAAATTGATGGATCCAAAATTTGATGTCTTGAAGAGGTGGAATCAACATTGTAGCAAGTTTCCGGTTTTGAGTAAGATGGCGAAAGAAATTTTTGGCATCCCGATCACTACCGTGGCTTCCGAATCAGCCTTTAGTGCTGGGGGGGCGTATATTGGATGA
- the LOC110932059 gene encoding uncharacterized protein LOC110932059, translating to MAVLNKDFVLTILYHQIILLIILIIPRRTQIADRNVSSDYRRNHPSFRFPATETRASNLHLKDVPISFVTQFYGEDWADRKMLVSDLKLQKDCLLTFRPMNHFGLYLSSFVNGVCDQSYFTINRHLRLGFTIIEDSFVQQCFGDDVMAGSYEVNYKGSPWTVSTSKVNSNYVFSQGWTQLCNDLGVQEDDLLVFEKLNDVMFDLTVYRDEVEIRLSKKVESDDDDDDDDVIQISRADYDKALFKDIEVDDNQGRNHKGVRGLKGKGKGKLSVDRSVTVENFNKQCKGRKRYTTSDQTVKHPKKVSRNANKVSRICIDPEYFDFSRKAEYRLRLPVEVVNRAGLSERLQPISVQNLNGDVEVYDTKTELNSAMPKRPKIVSVYNDIDKENTQHAVLPIVTRDEASHRRKLRKLYLDNKKSNVGTTSSSLNIDSTNINSTSTPCVTSDNIVNRIGFHNFESTPEVTNNVNPSPSSIVTSNIICSTSNRTTRKNDVGNNISTGITSTTCTSSLNRNLQRLSSGKRKLVSKARISSPIPMIDLTTDETVERDPYKGVSTDYLDHGDQVITCEVCYAKLWDAEKGSGRKEGGKICHMLCCGYAKVVLPDYKTATPYYKSLFMSNDNESKHFLKNIRRYNSMFAFTSMGGKVDQTVNTGNAPFCYRISGENYHSIGSLVPPNGGKPKFCQLYIYDTENELANSQSVFRSSDNVSSSSTSDETDNKLIQQIKAMFDAENVLVKIYRMVRDCFQQNPNTTLKLRLIGKREQDGRTYNLPTSSEVAALIVGDIDNALEKRDIVVETQTGSLKRISELHPSYLALQYPILFPYGDGGYRIDIPHRGVIDVTNKKRPNCTMREFFAYRVQDRSNQFSLILNSRRLFQQFLVDAYTMIESERLNFIRFQQQDLRSDTYENIRKLRYNGQQDLSKVGKRIFLPSSFTGGSRYMMQNYLDAMAICKWYGYPDFFITITCNPKWPEVQRFLKDTNLNPEDRPDILSRIFKIKLDSICKDLKDRDLFGKASAVVYTIEFQKRGLPHAHMCLFMENDYKLPTVDHVDQFISAEIPDLNQDPELYTLVKDHMIHGPCGNARMSSPCMVDRKCSKGFPKKFQDHSTLDSNGFPLYRRRDDGSFVLKNKIQLDNRSVVPYNKKLLKRYQAHINVEWCNQAASIKYLFKYINKGPDRATVAVVPSNNENEQAENDEIKEYYDCRYISACEASWRIFSNEVNYRSPSVMRLPFHLPGQQTVCFGPDEDINQVLNKPSVNSSMFLSWMQRNQDPNDHVACTLTYVQFPRFYVWKLDRRIWVPRIKGKTIGRIHSVSPSTGEAYYLRILLNKVKGPTSFDDIKTVNGRVYDTFRDACYALGLLDDDSEYIEAIKEANISGSAAYIRNLFATMLLSSTLSRPEVVWESTWKYMTDDFLYRFSKYHRVSGLLIPDEQLKNYVLCEIEKFLTRNNSSLRRFLSMPYPDTSSLDNFRCRLINEELAYDRTELQNVYQGQVNLLTDEQRAVYEEIMNAVHGDNGGVFFVYGYGGTGEIVLNVASSGIASLLLEGGRTAHSRFHIPLNLNEDSVCHIKPDDDVAKLLQQTKLIIWDEAPMVHKHAFEALDRTMHDIFNISNPSRSDVLFGGKVIVFGGDFRQILPVVPNGGRQEIVNASLCSSYLWSKCKLLTLSRNMRLTVGRPSSEVEEISNFAKWLLDVGEGNVGGSNDGEAIIEIPPELLIDSISDPISSLIDFVYPSILENYNDRNYFSTRAILAPKNEVVHEINDRLLAVFPGEEKEYLSSDSLCPTEDGNVDQQKIYSPDVLNGLKVSGLPNYRLVLKVGVPVTLLRNIDQRNGLCNGTRLKVTKLYSRVIEAEIISGGNIGSRTFIPRMNLVPSDRKIPFAFQRRQFPITVCFAMTINKSQGQSLSKVGLYLRQPVFTHGQLYVALSRVTRRDGIKLLILDNDGRPTNKTTNVVYKEIFNGL from the exons ATGGCGGTTCTAAATAAGGACTTTGTCCTTACCATACTCTACCATCAAATCATCCTTCTTATCATTCTTATCATCCCTAGGAGAACGCAAATCGCCGACCGGAACGTATCATCGGATTATCGTCGGAATCATCCATCTTTTAGGTTTCCGGCAACCGAAACTAGGGCTTCTAATCTTCACTTAAAG GATGTACCTATCAGCTTTGTTACTCAATTCTACGGAGAGGATTGGGCCGATAGGAAGATGC TTGTTTCAGATCTCAAACTTCAGAAGGATTGTCTCCTGACATTTCGTCCCATGAACCATTTTGGTCTCTATCTTTCATCTTTTGTTAATGGCGTCTGTGATCAATCTTATTTCACGATTAATCGTCATCTAAGATTGGGTTTTACG ATCATTGAAGATTCATTTGTTCAACAATGTTTTGGAGACGATGTAATGGCTGGCTCATATGAAGTTAATTATAAGGGTTCTCCGTGGACGGTGTCAACAAGTAAGGTTAATTCAAACTATGTATTCTCACAAGGTTGGACTCAACTTTGCAACGATCTTGGCGTTCAGGAAGATGATTTATTGGTTTTTGAAAAACTTAATGATGTTATGTTTGATTTAACGGTGTATCGAGACGAGGTTGAGATAAGGTTGAGCAAGAAGGTtgaatctgatgatgatgatgatgatgatgatgtaattCAGATCTCTAGGGCCGATTACGATAAAGCGCTTTTTAAG GACATAGAGGTAGATGATAACCAGGGACGGAACCACAAGGGGGTCAGGGGG CTCAAAGGAAAGGGAAAAGGTAAACTTTCTGTCGACCGATCCGTCACAGTTGAGAATTTCAACAAACAATGCAAAGGCCGAAAACGTTATACAACATCTGATCAAACTGTAAAG CATCCAAAGAAGGTTTCAAGGAATGCAAACAAAGTTTCCCGTATCTGCATTGATCCAGAATATTTCGACTTTAGCCGTAAAGCTGAATATAGGCTG CGGCTTCCGGTTGAGGTTGTTAATAGAGCCGGCCTGTCTGAAAGATTGCAACCTATATCTGTCCAGAACTTGAATGGTGATGTTGAAGTTTATGACACAAAGACAGAGTTAAACAGTG CAATGCCTAAACGACCAAAAATTGTCTCCGTATACAATGACATTGATAAAGAAAACACTCAGCATG CTGTCCTCCCAATTGTTACTCGAGACGAGGCATCTCATAGAAGAAAATTAAGAAAATTATACTTGGATAATAAGAAATCAAATGTGGGAACTACATCGTCATCCCTCAATATTGATTCCACTAATATTAATTCCACTTCCACTCCGTGTGTTACATCTGATAACATAGTCAACAGAATTGGTTTTCACAATTTTGAATCCACTCCTGAGGTGACTAATAATGTTAATCCAAGTCCTTCAAGTATTGTAACAA GTAACATTATTTGTAGTACCAGCAATCGTACAACGAGAAAAAACGATGTTGGGAATAATATTTCAACTGGCATCACATCAACCACCTGCACATCATCATTGAACCGTAATTTGCAAAGGCTATCATCTGGGAAACGTAAGTTGGTATCCAAAGCACGTATTTCGTCTCCTATACCAATGATCGACTTGACCACAGACGAAACCGTAGAACGAGATCCTTATAAAGGTGTTTCTACAG ATTATTTGGATCACGGTGATCAAGTTATTACTTGTGAAGTTTGTTATGCAAAGTTATGGGACGCAGAGAAAGGAAGCGGAAGAAAAGAGGGTGGCAAAATATGTCATATGTTATGTTGTGGTTATGCCAAAGTTGTCTTACCGGATTACAAAACCGCGACACCTTATTATAAAAGTCTATTCATGTCCAATGACAATGAAAGCAAGCACTTTTTGAAGAACATTCGACGTTACAATTCTATGTTCGCGTTTACGTCAATGGGTGGTAAGGTTGACCAAACCGTGAATACTGGTAATGCTCCTTTTTGCTACAGAATTAGTGGTGAAAATTACCATTCTATTGGTAGTCTTGTGCCACCAAACGGAGGGAAGCCTAAATTTTGTCAGTTATACATATACGATACTGAAAATGAGTTGGCAAACAGTCAATCAGTTTTTAG GTCTTCAGACAATGTTTCCTCATCATCCACTTCAGATGAAACTGATAATAAGCTGATACAACAAATCAAAGCAATGTTTGATGCCGAAAATGTGCTTGTGAAAATTTATAGGATGGTTAGAGATTGCTTCCAACAAAATCCTAATACCACTTTAAAGCTTCGCCTAATTGGCAAAAGAGAACAAGATGGTCGGACTTATAACTTACCTACTTCCTCAGAGGTTGCTGCTCTTATTGTTGGAGATATCGATAACGCACTTGAGAAAAGAGATATCGTTGTCGAGACACAAACAGGTTCATTAAAAAGAATAAGTGAATTGCATCCTTCCTATCTTGCACTTCAGTATCCTATTTTGTTCCCATATGGAGACGGCGGTTACAGAATTGACATACCACATAGGGGTGTCATTGATGTTACTAACAAGAAACGTCCGAATTGTACAATGAGAGAGTTTTTTGCGTATCGTGTACAAGATCGTAGTAACCAGTTTTCATTGATTCTAAATTCCCGACGGTTATTCCAACAGTTTTTGGTTGATGCTTATACGATGATTGAGAGCGAGCGACTTAACTTTATAAGATTTCAGCAACAAGATCTCAGGTCTGATACATATGAGAATATCCGGAAACTAAGATATAACGGCCAACAAGATTTGTCTAAGGTTGGAAAACGTATTTTCCTTCCATCTTCCTTTACAGGCGGGTCACgatatatgatgcaaaactaTCTTGACGCAATGGCAATTTGTAAATGGTATGGTTATCCAGACTTTTTTATAACCATTACCTGCAATCCCAAATGGCCGGAGGTTCAAAGGTTTCTTAAGGACACAAATCTTAATCCGGAGGATAGGCCTGATATTTTATCTCGAATTTTTAAAATAAAGCTGGATTCAATTTGTAAAGATTTGAAAGACCGTGATTTGTTTGGAAAAGCTTCTGCTG ttgttTACACTATTGAGTTTCAGAAGCGAGGATTGCCTCATGCGCATATGTGCTTATTCATGGAGAATGATTACAAACTTCCAACTGTAGACCATGTTGATCAGTTTATTTCTGCAGAAATCCCTGATTTAAACCAAGACCCGGAACTATATACGCTTGTGAAAGACCATATGATTCACGGTCCATGTGGTAATGCTAGAATGAGCTCTCCATGTATGGTTGATAGAAAATGttcaaaaggttttcccaagaaaTTTCAAGATCACTCAACCTTGGATTCTAACGGATTTCCCTTATACAGAAGAAGAGATGACGGTTCCttcgttttaaaaaataaaattcagTTAGACAACAGAAGTGTTGTACCATATAACAAAAAGCTTTTGAAAAGATATCAGGCGCATATAAACGTTGAATGGTGCAACCAAGCGGCGTCAATAAAGTATTTGTTCAAGTATATTAATAAAGGTCCTGATAGAGCAACAGTTGCTGTGGTTCCGAGCAATAATGAAAACGAGCAAGCAGAAAATGATGAAATTAAAGAGTATTATGACTGTAGGTATATATCTGCGTGTGAAGCCTCTTGGAGGATTTTTTCTAATGAAGTTAATTATAGGAGTCCTTCTGTTATGCGTCTTCCTTTCCATCTTCCTGGACAACAAACAGTTTGTTTCGGTCCTGATGAAGATATTAATCAAGTGCTAAACAAACCATCTGTGAACTCATCAATGTTTTTATCTTGGATGCAACGTAATCAAGATCCTAACGACCATGTTGCATGTACACTAACATATGTACAGTTTCCGCGTTTTTATGTGTGGAAGCTTGACAGGCGTATATGGGTTCCGAGAATAAAAGGAAAAACAATTGGAAGAATTCATTCCGTTTCTCCTTCTACCGGTGAAGCGTACTATTTAAGAattcttcttaacaaagttaaaggACCAACATCGTTTGATGATATTAAAACAGTTAATGGTCGAGTGTACGATACTTTTAGAGATGCTTGCTATGCGCTTGGTTTGTTGGATGACGACTCGGAGTACATTGAGGCCATCAAAGAAGCAAATATATCAGGTAGTGCAGCTTATATTCGCAATTTATTCGCCACCATGTTACTGTCAAGCACATTATCTAGACCTGAAGTTGTTTGGGAAAGCACATGGAAGTATATGACAGATGATTTTCTGTACAGATTTTCAAAGTATCATCGTGTTTCAg GTTTATTAATTCCTGATGAGCAACTAAAGAACTACGTTTTATGCGAAATCGAGAAGTTTTTAACTCGGAATAATTCATCACTTCGGAGATTTTTATCAATGCCTTACCCGGATACTTCATCTTTAGATAACTTTCGCTGCCGATTGATTAACGAAGAGCTTGCTTATGACAGAACAGAGTTACAAAATGTTTATCAAGGTCAGGTGAATTTGTTAACGGATGAACAACGTGCAGTATATGAAGAAATTATGAACGCAGTTCATGGAGACAATGGAGGAGTATTTTTTGTTTACGGTTATGGCGGGACCG GTGAGATTGTATTAAACGTTGCATCTAGCGGAATTGCATCATTGCTGTTGGAGGGAGGAAGAACGGCTCATTCTAGGTTTCATATACCTTTGAATCTTAATGAGGATTCCGTTTGTCATATAAAACCAGACGATGATGTAGCTAAATTACTACAGCAGACCAAACTCATTATATGGGATGAAGCTCCTATGGTTCATAAACATGCATTTGAGGCTTTGGATAGAACTATGCATGACATTTTCAATATATCTAATCCATCCAGGTCTGATGTTTTATTTGGAGGAAAGGTAATTGTATTTGGTGGTGATTTTAGGCAAATACTACCTGTTGTTCCAAATGGTGGACGTCAAGAAATTGTGAATGCCTCATTATGTTCTTCTTATTTGTGGAGTAAGTGTAAGTTGTTGACGTTATCTAGAAACATGAGGTTAACTGTTGGAAGACCATCATCTGAAGTTGAAGAGATCAGTAATTTTGCAAAATGGTTGTTGGACGTTGGTGAGGGAAATGTTGGTGGTTCCAATGATGGAGAAGCAATAATTGAAATACCACCTGAGCTTTTAATTGATAGCATATCTGATCCAATTTCTAGCCTGATTGATTTTGTTTATCCGTCAATTTTGGAGAATTACAATGATCGTAATTACTTTAGTACAAGAGCTATACTTGCGCCTAAGAATGAGGTTGTTCACGAGATTAACGACAGATTGTTGGCAGTATTCCCTGGTGAAGAAAAAGAGTATCTTAGTTCTGACAGTCTATGCCCTACTGAAGATGGCAATGTTGATCAGCAAAAAATATACTCCCCCGACGTGCTCAATGGTCTCAAAGTGTCTGGTTTACCAAATTATAGGTTAGTGCTTAAAGTTGGTGTTCCAGTAACGTTGTTGCGAAATATTGACCAACGAAATGGTTTGTGTAACGGTACAAGgttaaaggtcacaaaactttacAGCCGTGTTATTGAAGCTGAGATAATTTCTGGTGGTAATATTGGTTCTCGGACATTCATACCTAGAATGAATTTGGTACCTTCGGACCGAAAGATTCCTTTTGCATTCCAAAGGAGGCAATTTCCAATAACTGTATGTTTTGCAATGACGATTAACAAAAGCCAGGGACAGTCGCTATCTAAGGTTGGGTTGTACCTAAGACAACCAGTTTTCACACATGGTCAATTGTACGTAGCTTTATCCAGGGTTACAAGACGAGATGGAATCAAGTTACTAATACTTGACAATGATGGCAGGCCTACAAATAAAACAACCAATGTTGTATATAAAGAGATATTCAATGGATTgtga